A genomic window from Lycium barbarum isolate Lr01 chromosome 4, ASM1917538v2, whole genome shotgun sequence includes:
- the LOC132636724 gene encoding beta-glucuronosyltransferase GlcAT14B-like codes for MELTIKKTKWMVPLAFALLISFSLIIFTLSTKNPFQNSPIKAKVPIFVESKLHISSTRPISTIPRLAYLISGSSGDGETLKRTLKSLYHPLNQYVVHLDLEAPADERLELVNFVKREPLFVKVGNVRVVVRSNLVTYRGPTMVSNTLHAAAILLKEGGEWDWFINLSASDYPLVTQDGMLLKLFVAIFLYIFAFFLCVYLWSIICFIC; via the coding sequence ATGGAACTTACCATAAAGAAAACAAAATGGATGGTACCTCTAGCTTTTGCTCTTTTAATCTCTTTTTCCTTAATCATTTTCACACTTTCTACTAAAAATCCATTTCAAAACTCACCAATTAAAGCTAAAGTTCCAATCTTTGTTGAATCTAAACTACATATATCATCTACTAGACCAATTTCAACAATACCAAGATTAGCATATTTGATATCTGGTTCAAGTGGAGATGGTGAGACCTTAAAAAGGACATTAAAGTCATTATACCATCCATTAAATCAATATGTTGTACATTTAGACCTTGAAGCACCAGCTGATGAGAGATTAGAGTTGGTTAATTTTGTAAAAAGGGAACCTTTGTTTGTTAAAGTTGGGAATGTTAGAGTTGTTGTGAGATCTAATTTGGTTACTTATAGAGGGCCAACTATGGTTAGTAATACACTTCATGCTGCTGCTATTTTGCTTAAGGAAGGTGGTGAGTGGGATTGGTTTATCAATCTTAGTGCTTCTGATTATCCTTTGGTTACACAAGATGGTATGTTGTTAAAACTATTTGTTGCAATCTTTTTATATATCTTTGCCTTTTTTCTGTGTGTTTACTTGTGGAGTATCATTTGCTTTATTTGCTGA
- the LOC132636723 gene encoding beta-glucuronosyltransferase GlcAT14B-like isoform X2, with protein sequence MVSNTLHAAAILLKEGGEWDWFINLSASDYPLVTQDDLLHTFSTVPRELNFIEHTSDLGWKEYHRARPVLIDSGLYSLNKSDLFWIPQKRSIPTAFKLFTGSAWMMLSRPFMEYLLWGWDNLPRIVLMYYANFLSTPEGYFHTVICNAEEFKNTTVNHDLHFISWDNPPKQHPHVLTLNDYQNMVNSNASFARKFGRNEPVLDKIDSELLGRKIDGFVPGSWFDGGDANASISQYILKNITSLRPGPGAQRIKSLISGLLSDKDFNSKHCL encoded by the exons ATGGTTAGTAATACACTTCATGCTGCTGCTATATTGCTTAAGGAAGGTGGTGAGTGGGATTGGTTTATCAATCTTAGTGCTTCTGATTATCCTTTGGTGACACAAGATG ATTTACTTCATACTTTTTCAACCGTGCCGAGAGAACTTAATTTTATTGAGCATACAAGTGACCTTGGATGGAAGGA ATACCACAGAGCCAGGCCTGTATTAATCGATTCAGGGTTATACAGCCTGAATAAATCAGATCTATTCTGGATACCACAGAAAAGGAGTATTCCTACAGCATTTAAACTATTCACAG GCTCTGCATGGATGATGCTCTCTCGCCCCTTTATGGAGTACCTTTTATGGGGATGGGATAACCTCCCGAGGATAGTCTTAATGTACTACGCCAACTTCCTTTCAACACCCGAAGGATATTTCCACACTGTCATATGCAATGCAGAAGAGTTCAAGAACACCACAGTGAATCACGACCTTCATTTTATATCCTGGGACAACCCTCCAAAGCAACATCCACATGTTCTAACACTTAATGATTACCAGAACATGGTCAACAGCAATGCATCATTTGCAAGAAAATTCGGAAGGAACGAACCCGTGCTTGACAAGATTGATTCCGAGCTCTTGGGACGGAAAATCGATGGTTTTGTCCCTGGTAGTTGGTTTGATGGTGGGGATGCAAATGCTAGCATCTCACAGTATATTTTAAAAAACATAACTTCACTGAGACCTGGACCAGGTGCACAGAGAATAAAAAGTCTTATTTCTGGTTTGTTGTCGGATAAAGATTTCAACTCAAAGCACTGCCTTTAG
- the LOC132636723 gene encoding beta-glucuronosyltransferase GlcAT14B-like isoform X1: MLRVVVRSNLVTYRGPTMVSNTLHAAAILLKEGGEWDWFINLSASDYPLVTQDDLLHTFSTVPRELNFIEHTSDLGWKEYHRARPVLIDSGLYSLNKSDLFWIPQKRSIPTAFKLFTGSAWMMLSRPFMEYLLWGWDNLPRIVLMYYANFLSTPEGYFHTVICNAEEFKNTTVNHDLHFISWDNPPKQHPHVLTLNDYQNMVNSNASFARKFGRNEPVLDKIDSELLGRKIDGFVPGSWFDGGDANASISQYILKNITSLRPGPGAQRIKSLISGLLSDKDFNSKHCL; encoded by the exons ATGTTAAGAGTTGTTGTGAGATCTAATTTGGTTACTTATAGAGGGCCAACTATGGTTAGTAATACACTTCATGCTGCTGCTATTTTGCTTAAGGAAGGTGGTGAGTGGGATTGGTTTATCAATCTTAGTGCTTCTGATTATCCTTTGGTTACACAAGATG ATTTACTTCATACTTTTTCAACCGTGCCGAGAGAACTTAATTTTATTGAGCATACAAGTGACCTTGGATGGAAGGA ATACCACAGAGCCAGGCCTGTATTAATCGATTCAGGGTTATACAGCCTGAATAAATCAGATCTATTCTGGATACCACAGAAAAGGAGTATTCCTACAGCATTTAAACTATTCACAG GCTCTGCATGGATGATGCTCTCTCGCCCCTTTATGGAGTACCTTTTATGGGGATGGGATAACCTCCCGAGGATAGTCTTAATGTACTACGCCAACTTCCTTTCAACACCCGAAGGATATTTCCACACTGTCATATGCAATGCAGAAGAGTTCAAGAACACCACAGTGAATCACGACCTTCATTTTATATCCTGGGACAACCCTCCAAAGCAACATCCACATGTTCTAACACTTAATGATTACCAGAACATGGTCAACAGCAATGCATCATTTGCAAGAAAATTCGGAAGGAACGAACCCGTGCTTGACAAGATTGATTCCGAGCTCTTGGGACGGAAAATCGATGGTTTTGTCCCTGGTAGTTGGTTTGATGGTGGGGATGCAAATGCTAGCATCTCACAGTATATTTTAAAAAACATAACTTCACTGAGACCTGGACCAGGTGCACAGAGAATAAAAAGTCTTATTTCTGGTTTGTTGTCGGATAAAGATTTCAACTCAAAGCACTGCCTTTAG